One Actinomycetota bacterium genomic region harbors:
- a CDS encoding branched-chain amino acid ABC transporter substrate-binding protein: MNFSACENRERIIRIGSQAALSGDYEVLGFDQTVAASIAVSELSPVEIGGFQYEIDLVSRDDQGDPEKAFLVAQEMAELDVSAVVGSTFNGTTKVSIPVYDEYKIPIITPYAQGEDLNGMGNNFFRMVMSNQQRIENIAKILADQLKPAKLILIDNRSEYSVNLVDYLVQSLKAKQIDITRRYSIDFSSEGYEIITENLLLDTPDYIFCCAEYDQLANLITKAREAGINSVFVTDEVAMDDQIGVLASSENLEGLIAVVSDPPSIARFTEDKKAIDFWYKYTDYTESMEQELSKEPGRYAPYSYDAVQVLLAAMKKANSILPQDFMDELKTISVDGVVGNITFDERGNRTDPPSTLFKYTNGAWARY, encoded by the coding sequence TTGAATTTTTCTGCTTGTGAAAACAGGGAAAGAATAATAAGGATTGGTAGCCAAGCCGCCCTATCCGGGGACTATGAAGTATTGGGATTTGACCAGACAGTTGCTGCCAGTATTGCAGTGTCTGAACTTTCTCCAGTAGAGATAGGGGGATTTCAATACGAGATTGATTTGGTTAGCAGAGATGACCAGGGGGATCCGGAGAAAGCCTTTCTGGTTGCTCAGGAGATGGCGGAACTGGATGTATCTGCAGTAGTGGGCTCTACTTTTAATGGTACTACCAAGGTTTCCATTCCTGTATATGATGAATACAAGATACCCATTATCACTCCTTATGCTCAAGGGGAAGACCTTAATGGCATGGGGAATAATTTTTTCAGGATGGTGATGAGCAATCAGCAGAGAATTGAAAATATAGCTAAAATTTTGGCTGATCAGCTAAAACCAGCCAAGCTTATCCTGATAGATAACAGGAGTGAGTATTCAGTGAATCTGGTAGATTACCTGGTGCAATCCCTAAAAGCAAAGCAAATTGATATCACCAGGAGGTATTCCATAGACTTCTCTTCTGAAGGTTATGAAATTATCACTGAAAATCTTTTGCTGGACACGCCTGATTATATTTTTTGCTGCGCTGAATATGACCAGCTGGCTAACCTTATCACCAAAGCCAGGGAAGCAGGTATTAACTCCGTCTTTGTTACCGATGAGGTAGCAATGGATGATCAGATAGGCGTACTGGCCAGTTCTGAAAATTTGGAGGGATTAATTGCAGTAGTATCTGACCCTCCTTCCATAGCCAGGTTTACAGAAGATAAAAAAGCAATAGATTTTTGGTATAAATATACAGACTATACTGAGTCCATGGAGCAAGAACTGTCCAAGGAGCCTGGCAGGTATGCGCCTTATTCTTATGATGCGGTACAGGTACTACTAGCCGCTATGAAGAAAGCTAACTCCATCCTGCCCCAGGATTTTATGGATGAATTAAAGACCATATCGGTGGATGGGGTAGTGGGAAATATCACTTTTGATGAACGGGGCAACAGGACAGACCCTCCTTCTACCTTGTTTAAATATACCAATGGAGCCTGGGCTAGGTATTAG
- the amaP gene encoding alkaline shock response membrane anchor protein AmaP has product MNIFNKVVVIILLLFTACLSLLAIVNEFIGYFKWSDIALTVFNPDMGINPFISSLILLFIFALSLFLLLMEFYRRRSRIATVYKVKNGNAMISLDSVAQQIKCSGQTLEGVDNIKVKITPKSRGAIIDMAVDLSQNINIPEKMQQVIDTAQDITQNKLGIKVLKTNLTIANLVQGQAAQVEEKPTAAEELPSMETKVGPESQPEPAGQDK; this is encoded by the coding sequence ATGAACATATTTAATAAAGTGGTAGTAATCATCTTGCTTCTATTTACTGCATGCTTATCACTTCTGGCTATAGTCAATGAATTTATTGGTTATTTTAAATGGTCTGATATAGCCTTAACAGTATTTAACCCTGATATGGGAATAAACCCTTTTATATCTTCATTGATCCTGCTGTTTATCTTTGCCTTGAGCCTTTTTTTGCTATTGATGGAATTCTATAGGCGAAGATCCAGGATTGCCACTGTATATAAAGTGAAAAACGGTAATGCCATGATATCCCTGGATTCAGTAGCCCAGCAGATAAAATGTTCGGGCCAAACCCTGGAAGGGGTAGATAATATAAAGGTAAAAATAACACCTAAATCCAGGGGAGCCATAATAGACATGGCGGTGGATTTGAGCCAGAATATCAATATACCAGAAAAGATGCAGCAGGTAATAGATACTGCCCAGGATATAACCCAAAATAAATTAGGTATTAAGGTATTAAAGACCAATCTAACCATAGCCAATTTGGTCCAGGGCCAGGCTGCACAAGTAGAAGAAAAGCCAACGGCCGCAGAGGAGCTGCCGTCAATGGAGACAAAGGTTGGGCCGGAAAGCCAGCCGGAACCTGCAGGGCAGGATAAATAA
- a CDS encoding purine-nucleoside phosphorylase has product MFLSEFLNRESIKLSVQHLKQSCFQNIHTAVILGSFLSSSTSFLPWENKQEIPMEEIPGYPLPSVTGHLGRIILGSMHNKLILVFGGRVHYYEGYGHAEVLLPVMIAHRLGARQLILTNSAGGLNSEFKQDDIMLITDHINLTGDNPLFGYRYQSSQDYFLDMSYPYSPNLLQLARKAGRQLGLNLKNGVYAGLKGPSLETRAEAKRLQLAGADAVGMSTVTETIMARYLGLEVLGISHIRNLANQAKFKYN; this is encoded by the coding sequence ATGTTTTTATCAGAATTTCTAAATAGGGAAAGTATAAAACTGTCGGTTCAGCATCTTAAGCAGTCCTGCTTTCAAAATATCCATACTGCGGTAATACTTGGATCTTTTTTAAGCAGCAGCACCAGCTTTTTACCTTGGGAAAATAAGCAAGAAATACCTATGGAAGAAATACCGGGATATCCCCTCCCCTCCGTAACCGGGCATCTTGGCCGGATAATTTTAGGCAGTATGCATAATAAACTTATACTGGTGTTTGGAGGAAGGGTGCATTACTATGAAGGTTATGGGCATGCAGAAGTGCTATTGCCGGTAATGATTGCCCACCGCTTGGGGGCCAGGCAATTAATATTAACTAACTCTGCCGGCGGTTTGAATTCTGAATTTAAGCAAGATGACATAATGCTGATAACCGATCATATCAATTTAACCGGAGATAACCCTTTATTTGGATACCGTTATCAAAGCAGCCAGGATTACTTTTTGGATATGTCTTATCCCTATAGCCCTAATCTTTTACAGCTGGCCCGGAAAGCCGGAAGGCAGCTTGGCCTTAATTTAAAAAACGGAGTCTATGCCGGCCTAAAGGGGCCTTCATTGGAAACCAGGGCAGAAGCTAAAAGATTACAGCTGGCAGGTGCTGATGCAGTGGGCATGTCCACCGTAACTGAAACTATAATGGCCCGCTACTTGGGCCTGGAGGTATTGGGAATATCCCATATAAGAAATTTGGCCAATCAGGCCAAATTTAAGTACAATCA
- a CDS encoding diacylglycerol kinase family lipid kinase, whose amino-acid sequence MSETKKTLVILNPASARHTTLLARPEVESGLARYNIDYHLHISTSALDIMQIIKEGREKYKTFISVGGDGTAHYMANSLAGTDKCLGIIPMGSGNDISAYFNIPHDIDQCCRIIKEAHVKRIDLGLINQKYYHLGVAGSGFDSEVTDLANKTRLPIKGPFKYTYAVYNKLITFRSREFKLEYEHGNRSIYSMMIAVANLPSYGGGMKVAPLSDPTDGMLDVCIIKKMSKIHFARIFPTVFEGKHIDDPFVETFQTAKIKLDCPQFRFSVFADGEYICKLPAEFELIPQALNLIVPANT is encoded by the coding sequence ATGTCGGAAACTAAAAAAACATTAGTAATACTTAACCCTGCTTCCGCCAGGCACACCACCCTGCTGGCCCGGCCGGAAGTGGAATCTGGGCTTGCCCGTTATAATATTGACTACCATCTTCATATCAGCACCAGCGCCCTGGATATAATGCAAATAATTAAAGAGGGCAGGGAAAAATATAAAACCTTTATTTCGGTAGGGGGAGATGGTACGGCCCACTATATGGCTAACAGCCTGGCCGGTACCGATAAATGCCTGGGTATTATACCCATGGGAAGCGGAAATGATATATCTGCCTATTTTAATATTCCCCATGATATAGACCAATGCTGCCGTATCATAAAGGAAGCCCATGTTAAGCGCATAGACCTGGGATTGATAAACCAGAAATATTACCACCTGGGAGTTGCGGGCTCTGGTTTTGATTCTGAAGTTACAGATTTAGCCAATAAAACCCGCCTTCCCATTAAAGGGCCCTTTAAATATACCTATGCGGTTTACAATAAATTAATTACCTTCCGTTCCCGGGAATTTAAGCTGGAATATGAGCATGGAAACAGGTCAATTTATTCTATGATGATTGCCGTAGCCAACCTGCCCAGTTATGGAGGAGGAATGAAAGTAGCCCCCTTGTCAGACCCAACTGATGGAATGCTTGATGTCTGTATAATAAAAAAGATGAGCAAGATCCATTTTGCCCGCATATTTCCTACCGTTTTTGAAGGTAAACACATAGATGATCCCTTTGTAGAGACATTTCAAACCGCCAAGATCAAACTTGACTGCCCCCAGTTCCGGTTCAGCGTATTTGCCGATGGTGAATATATATGCAAGCTGCCTGCTGAATTTGAGTTAATCCCCCAGGCATTAAACCTGATTGTGCCTGCTAATACCTAG